TTTCCAATGAAGATAAATAGTAAGGTCAATCCAACCAGAAAGAGAGTCGTTTTAAACCGGTTCATAGTTTTTACTCCTGATCCGATATCTAATCCTGTAAAAGGTTGTTTAACTTACTTTTCGATTCCTTGCTTCTTATTACCTCAAATTACCTCAAAAGAAACTGTACAGATGTCGTCACCTTATTCCCTTTTACAGGCCAGATACGGCGGAGTCCAGGATAAAATCAAAGGGATACCATTTAAGCCTTTACGTTGGGTTTACAAAACGCAGGGGTTTTTAGGCGAGATAAAGAAGGGGGGTTATTTCGTCGGTATTTTCAGGAGTTGGGATCTTCCTTGTTTCAGATCCCAGGCTGACAGGAAGGCGGTAAAAATCGGTTTGGCCCAGGTGAGAAAAACTTTGAGCAGAAGATCGCATCAGGACCATCTGAGTGATAACAACAGGAGGGTGGTCTCGGGAGATAAAACGAAATTTTAACAAGGGGATCCGAACAGTTCGGTTTCTTAAAGACAGGTGAGGCGAAGATTGAAAAGCTTCTTTTTTCTGCAAATCTGAATCTATTTTTTGAGCGCTCCAGGATAAGATAGAATCTGGATAAGCTAAAAGATAAAGCGTATTTTCTCCGTCTGCCTGATCCCCTTGCAAACCCCAGGCAAAGAAGATTACCGTAATGAGTAAGTAAGCAGTGAAGGAATTTAAAATCGAATTTCCCATTTCAAATATTTCGTTTAAACTTCTGAATTCATCAGGGTAGCTGTATCATAAATACTACCTGTAGCCAAAAACGTCAAGGGGAGTTTCTGGATGTTAAAACTCGTAGGGCTTCTCCTAAATCTGCCCGGTTAGTTTTAATTTAAGTTCTTTGAGGGACCAGAAGATTCCTGAATCTGGTTAAAGGCTCAATCTTCCTCACCGGCAAGTTTTCTAAGTTTATCAACCTGTTCTGGCTCTCCCATAACAATAAGAATATCCCCCTTTTGGATATGGGTAGAGGGTTTAGGGTTGTAGGTATATTTACCCTCCTGCCGATTTTTTATGGCTATTACGATCAACCCGGTCTTTTGAGGGATCTGGGCTTCTCCCAATGTTTTTCCCGAAAGTGAGGAATGGGGAGGGACTTCAATTTCCTCCACACGCAGGGTACCATCCCCTTCTCGTAACATAGTATCTAGAAAGTCAACTACTGCAGGCCTGATAAGGAGGGAGGCCATCCGGAGACCTCCTATAAAATTCGGAGAAACCACACTATGGGCACCGGCAGCTAATAATTTTTTCTCTGACTCCTCCTCAACTACTCGGGATACAATTTTTAAGTGGGGGTTTAAGGCCCGGGCAGTTAACACCACAAAAACATTGTCCTTGTCTGTAGGGAGGGCACTGACTAAACCCCTGGCTCTTTCTATACCGGCCTCTAATAAAACCGCGTCTTTGGTGGCGTCCCCTTCGATATATTGAAGGACCCCTTGATTTTTTAGCATCTCCAGGGTTGTATGATCTTTCTCTATTACTACAAAAGGGATTTTTGTCTTCAAGAACTCCTCCACAATCCATCGTCCGGTATCTCCTGCTCCACAGATAATAAAATGGTTGGATAATTTTTGGATTTGCTTTTGCATTTTCCTCCTCTTCATTAAACGACCTAATTCCCCATCGACAATAAACGCTGCAAATACGCTCATTCCGTATCCAATAATACCGATACCGCTTAAAATAAGGCCCATGGTAAAAATTCTACCCCGGGAAGAAAGAGGGTGGATTTCCCCATAACCCACGGTAGCCAGGGTGATAACGGTCATATAAATAGCATCCAATAACGACCATCCTTCAAGGGTGGTATATCCCAGAATGCCGCCACAGATTACAATCAGGATAAGAATGAGGGCCGTTAACATTTTCCTGCGGTAAATCGATGGATATACGGGCATGTCTTTCGTCCTTCAAGGAATAATTCGCTAAAATTTAGTTAGAAATTTATAAATTAATTATTATATTAGTATTTGAGAAAAATCGGTTTAAACTTTAACTTAGATTGCATGAACCTTATTGGCAAGTCAATTAAATTTTCTATGATGAGGAGGTTGTTAGTATGAATGTGCGTTTTTCAAGTAAAGTTCTAGGGAGCTTAGTAGTGTTATTGTTATTTTTACAGATCACGGGCTGTGCAAAGAAAACCAAGCCGATTCCTTCCTCGGCTCCTACCGGGAATCAAATTGTAGCACCTCCGGTCACCAATCCCGAGACTACTCCGGCCCAGAACCCTTCATCGATTACGGATAAAAACATATCTGAAACGGCAAAGCCTAAACGTCCCACCGGAGAATATGTGGATGCTTCGAGCGTATTAAAGGATGTCTTTTTTGATTTTGATAAATCTGATCTAAAACCGGAGGCCCGAAGAGCTTTGGAAGAGAATGCTGCCTGGCTTAAAAAGAATCCCCAGGTTCAGATTCTCATCGAAGGTCATTGCGATGAAAGGGGAACGGTAGAGTATAATGAAGCCCTTGGGGAGCGAAGGGCCTTAAGTGTAAAGAGTTATTTGATAAACCTTGGAATAAGCGCCGATAGAATCTCGACGATCAGTTATGGGGAACTAAAACCCTTTGATCCGGGGCATAATGAAGAGGCCTGGGCCAAGAATCGACGAGCACACTTCAAAATTTCAACCGAGAGGGTTTCTCAGGGACCTTCCCAGTAAGAAACCCTTGAGCCAGTTACCAGAGCTTACCTTCTTGGTAAAGCCTGAGAAATTATTCTTAGTATTTTTAAGGCGATGATGAAGGGCCTGTTCCTCCAATAAGCTTAGAACAGGCTCTAGGCCCGTCAAAAAAAGATCCTTCTACTTTTTTCCAAATAATTTCACCAAAATCACACTGATCTCATACAGTACCAGAAGGGGGACCATCATGAGACTCATATTGAAAATATCCGGAGTAGGAGTTAAGACGGCTGAGGTGATGGCGATGATGAGGATGGCGTATTTTCGCCCCCAGGTCAAATGATGGGTCTGAACGACTCCTATACGCCCCAATAATAACATCACCAAAGGAAGCTCAAAAACCATCCCAAAGGCGAAGGTCAACCAAAAAACAAAGGAAACGTAATTTTCTATGGAGAGATAGGGATCGATTTGGCTGGTTCCATAGCTGATTAAGAATTGAATTCCAAAGGGAAGTACAAAAAAATAACAGA
This is a stretch of genomic DNA from Candidatus Limnocylindrales bacterium. It encodes these proteins:
- a CDS encoding potassium channel protein; the protein is MPVYPSIYRRKMLTALILILIVICGGILGYTTLEGWSLLDAIYMTVITLATVGYGEIHPLSSRGRIFTMGLILSGIGIIGYGMSVFAAFIVDGELGRLMKRRKMQKQIQKLSNHFIICGAGDTGRWIVEEFLKTKIPFVVIEKDHTTLEMLKNQGVLQYIEGDATKDAVLLEAGIERARGLVSALPTDKDNVFVVLTARALNPHLKIVSRVVEEESEKKLLAAGAHSVVSPNFIGGLRMASLLIRPAVVDFLDTMLREGDGTLRVEEIEVPPHSSLSGKTLGEAQIPQKTGLIVIAIKNRQEGKYTYNPKPSTHIQKGDILIVMGEPEQVDKLRKLAGEED
- the pal gene encoding peptidoglycan-associated lipoprotein Pal translates to MNVRFSSKVLGSLVVLLLFLQITGCAKKTKPIPSSAPTGNQIVAPPVTNPETTPAQNPSSITDKNISETAKPKRPTGEYVDASSVLKDVFFDFDKSDLKPEARRALEENAAWLKKNPQVQILIEGHCDERGTVEYNEALGERRALSVKSYLINLGISADRISTISYGELKPFDPGHNEEAWAKNRRAHFKISTERVSQGPSQ